One Rhodococcus sp. P1Y DNA window includes the following coding sequences:
- a CDS encoding DUF222 domain-containing protein translates to MSIDTDTPPPARSGFPSDIPDDDMLLDATTSAYRVLNAAHAAFLASAEQFYDSRIRGFDNDSVPRTLDPDRVAHTSAINQLAAATTTTAGTLESALNVWWASHPAYKELFIDGAVTLDVLRTIRDHTHGVPREVLAAIEPDIIAATAHFTLIRLGREIDRLITEHDPAWVTHARKRAASTTKKVRLTKLPRGMARMSAVLCAIDAAELTALVDAECDRICGLDPRTLDTRRSDAFTALARGGHLSCLCGYPRCLDEPDDDTDTESGTDTNTDSGTDPSSDGGDSGGGGSGTVKFGDEDEPDVAEPDDDGSGARAPYDSGPGGCRSGGVSAVPPPAGRCECGRPLPIVPDAIPCSRGATNKPATPLIHITADLETVLGLHNRSAYLHGYGPLDPDHIRELATDATWQIIFTASRKYLDTLTDFADYDPPPSDTSVEHVPHCTCACGEPPRPQPTTSHNPPTETRETLTDLLNRAATEHDHHASGLPNRMSTPTPEQCTDDRRRSTLSPPRTPHPPPQSALAVP, encoded by the coding sequence TTGAGTATCGACACCGACACACCACCGCCGGCCAGGAGCGGCTTTCCTAGCGACATCCCTGACGACGACATGCTCCTCGACGCCACCACGTCCGCCTACCGCGTCCTCAACGCAGCCCACGCAGCCTTCCTTGCGTCCGCCGAACAGTTCTACGACTCCCGCATCCGCGGCTTCGACAACGATTCTGTTCCGCGCACCCTCGATCCCGACCGCGTCGCCCACACCTCGGCGATCAACCAGCTCGCGGCCGCGACGACCACCACCGCGGGCACACTGGAGAGCGCCCTCAACGTGTGGTGGGCATCGCATCCCGCCTACAAAGAGCTGTTCATCGACGGCGCCGTCACCCTCGATGTCCTACGCACCATCCGAGACCACACCCACGGCGTACCACGAGAGGTCCTCGCCGCCATCGAACCGGACATCATCGCCGCTACCGCACACTTCACCCTGATCCGCCTAGGACGCGAAATCGACCGCCTCATCACCGAACACGACCCCGCCTGGGTCACCCACGCCCGCAAACGCGCTGCCTCCACCACCAAAAAAGTGCGACTGACCAAGCTGCCCCGCGGAATGGCCCGCATGTCCGCCGTCCTCTGCGCCATCGACGCCGCCGAACTCACAGCCCTCGTCGACGCCGAATGCGACCGCATCTGCGGCCTCGACCCCCGAACCCTCGACACCCGCAGGTCCGACGCCTTCACCGCCCTCGCCCGCGGCGGACACCTCAGTTGCCTCTGCGGCTACCCCCGCTGCCTCGACGAGCCCGACGACGACACCGACACCGAGTCGGGCACCGACACCAACACTGACTCGGGCACCGACCCGAGCAGTGACGGCGGTGACAGCGGTGGTGGTGGTTCAGGAACCGTAAAGTTCGGCGACGAAGACGAACCCGACGTCGCAGAACCCGACGACGACGGCTCGGGCGCCCGAGCTCCCTACGATTCCGGGCCTGGTGGGTGTCGATCCGGTGGTGTCTCGGCGGTTCCGCCGCCCGCGGGTCGCTGCGAATGCGGACGGCCCCTGCCGATCGTTCCCGATGCCATCCCCTGTTCCCGCGGCGCCACCAACAAGCCGGCAACACCGTTGATTCACATCACCGCCGACCTCGAAACAGTCCTCGGACTGCACAACCGATCTGCCTACCTCCATGGCTATGGACCCCTCGACCCCGACCACATCCGGGAACTCGCCACCGACGCCACCTGGCAGATCATCTTCACCGCCAGCCGAAAATACCTCGACACCCTCACTGACTTCGCCGACTACGACCCGCCCCCATCCGACACATCCGTCGAGCATGTACCGCACTGCACCTGCGCATGCGGCGAACCGCCACGCCCACAACCGACCACGTCTCACAACCCGCCCACCGAAACCCGAGAAACCCTCACCGACCTGCTGAACCGAGCCGCAACCGAGCACGACCACCACGCCAGCGGACTCCCGAACCGCATGAGCACCCCCACCCCTGAACAGTGCACAGACGACCGACGCCGCTCCACCCTCAGCCCACCCCGAACCCCACACCCACCACCACAATCGGCACTGGCAGTGCCATAG
- a CDS encoding cytochrome P450 yields MTIPTPRFRLPVLGDVLSIDADKPTQRELRMAAELGPIFERKILKHRLVVVSGADLVAELNDETRFAKFLALPHRKLRALGGDGLFTAFNSEPNWGAAHRILMPGFSRDAMRTYHRVMTEVAAELVEHWGRRPNTSIDVTADLNKLTLENMARAGFGYSFDAFVSKDDEFVAAIVRILGFVNRTSNDLPFMRVFRRGESARNERDIAYVHGVVDDVIERRLHNPDTRHDDLLDLMLHTPDPETGETLDRINIRHQVLTFLVAGNETTAGTLAFALYFLATHPDVAAKVRAEVDSAVDPISFEGVSKLRYTRSVVDETLRLWPSAPGYFRKAREDTSIGDGQYSMKAGEWAFVLTLGVHRDPVWGPDPERFDPDRFSSERAKSRPAQAYRPFGTGMRGCIGRQFALHESVLTLAELTRAFEFELEDGYELDVQESLTLKPQNMRMTVRSR; encoded by the coding sequence GTGACGATACCGACTCCTCGTTTCCGCTTGCCCGTCCTCGGCGACGTCCTGAGCATCGACGCGGACAAACCGACTCAGCGCGAGCTGCGGATGGCCGCCGAACTCGGACCGATCTTCGAACGGAAGATCCTGAAGCACCGGCTCGTCGTCGTCAGCGGTGCAGACCTCGTGGCCGAGTTGAACGACGAAACGCGGTTCGCGAAGTTTCTGGCGTTACCGCACCGAAAGCTTCGCGCGCTCGGTGGTGACGGCCTGTTCACAGCGTTCAACTCCGAACCGAACTGGGGAGCAGCACACCGCATCCTGATGCCCGGCTTCAGCCGGGACGCCATGCGTACGTACCACCGGGTGATGACCGAGGTCGCCGCCGAACTCGTCGAGCACTGGGGCCGTCGGCCGAACACGTCGATCGACGTCACTGCAGACCTGAACAAGTTGACGCTCGAGAACATGGCACGAGCAGGCTTCGGATACAGCTTCGATGCGTTCGTTTCCAAGGATGACGAGTTCGTGGCCGCAATCGTGCGCATTCTCGGATTCGTCAACCGTACGTCCAACGATCTGCCGTTCATGCGGGTGTTCCGCCGCGGCGAGAGCGCGCGCAACGAACGCGACATCGCGTACGTGCACGGAGTTGTCGACGACGTGATCGAGCGCCGGTTGCACAATCCGGACACCCGCCACGACGATCTGCTCGACCTGATGCTGCACACCCCGGATCCGGAGACCGGCGAGACACTCGACCGAATCAACATTCGCCATCAGGTACTCACCTTCCTCGTAGCGGGCAACGAGACAACGGCGGGCACGCTCGCATTTGCGCTGTACTTTCTCGCGACGCACCCGGATGTGGCCGCGAAAGTCCGAGCCGAGGTCGACTCGGCTGTGGATCCAATCTCGTTCGAAGGCGTCTCGAAGCTGCGCTACACCCGAAGCGTCGTGGACGAGACGCTGAGGCTGTGGCCGTCGGCGCCCGGCTACTTCAGAAAAGCGCGTGAAGACACCTCCATCGGCGACGGCCAGTACTCGATGAAGGCAGGAGAATGGGCGTTTGTTCTCACTCTCGGTGTCCACCGCGATCCGGTCTGGGGTCCCGACCCGGAACGATTCGATCCCGATCGATTCTCTTCCGAACGCGCCAAATCCCGGCCCGCACAGGCATATCGTCCGTTCGGCACCGGGATGAGAGGGTGCATCGGACGTCAATTCGCGCTGCACGAGTCCGTCCTGACCCTCGCTGAGCTGACACGCGCGTTCGAGTTCGAACTCGAGGATGGGTACGAGCTGGATGTGCAGGAATCACTCACACTCAAACCACAGAACATGCGCATGACAGTGCGTTCGAGGTGA
- the dapD gene encoding 2,3,4,5-tetrahydropyridine-2,6-dicarboxylate N-succinyltransferase, with translation MSAQGASAIGLANITTAGVVLDTWYPSPELGEYAETGTTRLEGSDIPSELAELVGPDTARGVDVVAVRTTIASIDDAPIDAHDVYLRLHLLSHRLVQPHGLSLDGQFGFLANVVWTNFGPAAVEGFETVRARLRARGHVTVYSVDKFPRLVDYVVPSGVRIADADRVRLGAHLASGTTVMHEGFVNFNAGTLGNSMVEGRISAGVLVGDGSDVGGGASIMGTLSGGGKNVISLGKSCLLGANSGLGISLGDDCVVEAGLYITAGTKVTGPDGTVVKAATLSGKNNLLFRRNSVSGAVEVVPWKGTGVELNAALHAND, from the coding sequence GTGAGCGCACAGGGAGCATCTGCAATCGGTCTGGCCAACATCACTACCGCTGGAGTCGTACTCGACACCTGGTACCCGAGCCCCGAGCTCGGCGAATACGCCGAGACCGGCACCACCCGACTCGAGGGCTCGGACATCCCTTCCGAGCTGGCCGAACTTGTCGGACCCGACACCGCCCGCGGCGTCGACGTCGTAGCCGTGCGCACCACGATCGCATCCATCGACGACGCCCCGATCGACGCGCACGACGTCTACTTGCGCCTGCACCTGCTCTCGCATCGGCTCGTCCAGCCACACGGGCTCAGCCTCGACGGTCAGTTCGGTTTCCTCGCCAACGTGGTCTGGACCAACTTCGGTCCCGCCGCGGTCGAAGGCTTCGAAACCGTTCGAGCACGCCTGCGTGCCCGCGGCCACGTCACCGTGTATTCGGTCGACAAGTTTCCGAGGCTCGTCGACTACGTCGTCCCCTCCGGCGTCCGTATCGCCGACGCCGACCGTGTGCGTCTCGGTGCGCACCTCGCCAGCGGCACCACCGTCATGCACGAGGGGTTCGTCAACTTCAACGCGGGCACTCTCGGCAACTCGATGGTCGAAGGTCGCATCTCGGCCGGCGTGCTCGTCGGCGACGGCTCGGACGTCGGTGGCGGCGCCTCGATCATGGGCACTTTGTCCGGCGGCGGCAAGAACGTCATTTCTCTCGGCAAGAGTTGCCTCCTCGGCGCCAATTCCGGACTCGGCATCTCGCTCGGTGACGACTGCGTCGTCGAGGCAGGCCTCTACATCACTGCAGGTACCAAGGTCACTGGGCCCGACGGAACGGTCGTCAAAGCAGCGACGCTCAGCGGTAAGAACAACCTGCTGTTCCGTCGTAACTCGGTGTCCGGCGCCGTCGAGGTAGTGCCGTGGAAGGGCACGGGCGTCGAACTGAACGCGGCCCTGCACGCCAACGACTGA
- a CDS encoding GAF domain-containing protein, whose protein sequence is MTPPSAEWTLIETLMPGEMNVVAKGGHPRSLRESLSLQRLSPDPRIAVEPFLVRALTAGRRYEEQTEIRSRAGSTTFRLLAEPVMGPTGAVHALQLWIAPTDRDVSPPRRASGVSWLLHKGVIAQTLEASMMSGVEPTDHVPERTPAEYYAKSIRFDDTEGLFALCLAPSEGDSWEGSFSVLHADGRVMRWHCHARACLEPEEVGVRVLWHDVTDTVAPDRPILDVLARRRGMDARGIFAALLVPRQGYLAMWLSDTPAPWVRWRDVSSGDDVFHPDDLAVISDSHRRLLEGGDHEEVTVRTRGSEGTEEWVATRMRISTYPGDLGEHLAVVDMYRD, encoded by the coding sequence GTGACTCCTCCGAGCGCCGAATGGACGCTGATCGAAACACTCATGCCGGGCGAGATGAACGTGGTCGCAAAGGGTGGCCATCCGCGCAGTCTGCGCGAATCCCTGTCCCTGCAACGCTTGTCGCCCGACCCAAGGATCGCGGTCGAGCCCTTTCTCGTCCGTGCCCTCACTGCCGGTCGGCGATACGAAGAGCAGACCGAAATTCGCAGTCGCGCCGGCTCGACGACGTTCCGACTTCTGGCCGAGCCGGTGATGGGTCCCACCGGCGCCGTGCACGCGCTTCAGCTGTGGATTGCCCCGACCGACCGTGATGTGAGTCCGCCCCGACGTGCATCAGGGGTGAGTTGGCTACTCCACAAGGGTGTCATCGCACAAACCCTCGAAGCGTCGATGATGTCCGGCGTCGAACCCACCGATCACGTTCCCGAGCGAACTCCCGCCGAGTACTACGCCAAATCCATCCGGTTCGACGACACGGAAGGTCTGTTCGCGCTGTGCTTGGCGCCGTCGGAGGGCGACAGTTGGGAAGGTTCCTTCTCGGTCTTGCACGCCGACGGTCGAGTAATGCGGTGGCATTGCCACGCGCGCGCATGCCTCGAACCGGAAGAGGTCGGCGTCCGGGTTCTGTGGCACGACGTCACCGACACAGTCGCACCGGACCGACCGATTCTCGACGTACTGGCGCGTCGGCGGGGAATGGACGCACGCGGAATCTTCGCTGCGCTTCTCGTTCCGAGGCAGGGCTACCTCGCGATGTGGCTCAGTGATACGCCTGCACCGTGGGTGCGGTGGCGCGATGTCTCCTCCGGGGACGATGTGTTCCATCCCGACGATCTCGCCGTCATTTCGGACTCGCACAGACGCTTGCTCGAGGGCGGTGACCACGAGGAAGTCACCGTCAGGACACGGGGGTCAGAGGGCACCGAGGAGTGGGTAGCGACGCGCATGCGCATCTCGACCTACCCCGGTGACCTGGGTGAACACCTCGCGGTAGTCGACATGTATCGGGACTAA
- a CDS encoding DUF1810 domain-containing protein, translating to MNEYDLQRFVDAQDRVWDAVRAELKAGKKRTHWMWFVFPQLAGLGLSATAQHFAIADITEATLYLEHEILGPRLLQAAKLVAKVEGKSAGEIFGYPDDLKLHSSITLFAEAAPGTEVFGKVLDKYFSGKPDEQTLDLLAH from the coding sequence ATGAACGAGTACGACCTGCAGCGGTTCGTCGATGCGCAGGACCGTGTTTGGGACGCCGTCCGCGCCGAGCTGAAGGCAGGGAAGAAGCGGACACATTGGATGTGGTTCGTCTTTCCGCAACTGGCGGGACTCGGGCTCAGTGCAACGGCGCAGCATTTCGCAATTGCAGATATCACCGAAGCCACGCTGTACCTCGAACACGAGATCCTCGGGCCTCGGCTGCTGCAGGCCGCGAAGTTGGTGGCAAAGGTGGAAGGCAAAAGCGCCGGCGAGATCTTCGGGTACCCCGACGATCTGAAACTCCATTCGTCGATCACGTTGTTCGCCGAAGCCGCCCCTGGTACCGAGGTATTCGGCAAGGTCCTCGACAAATACTTCTCCGGAAAACCCGACGAGCAGACTCTCGACCTACTCGCCCACTAA
- a CDS encoding O-acetylhomoserine aminocarboxypropyltransferase/cysteine synthase family protein, translating into MSERTFGLRTRAIHAGARPDPATGSRAVPIYQTAGYVFENSADAGDLFALQKYGNVYSRIANPTVAALEERVASLEGGIGAVAFASGLAAEFAVFAALAGSGDHIVAAAGLYGGTVTQLDVTLRRFGVETTFVNGTDPSGYAAAVTDRTKLIYVEVIGNPSGEIADLEGLAAVAHENGIPLVVDATMATPWLCRPIEFGADIVVHSATKFLGGHGSTLGGLVVEAGRFDWGSGRFPQMTEPVASYGGLSWWGNFGEYGFLTKLRSEQLRDIGGSLPAQSAFTLIQGVETLPQRMDAHVENAHRVATWLDDDPRVEYVKWAGLPTHEHHERAKRYLPAGPGAVFAFGLAGGREAGQKFVESVQVASHVANIGDVRTLVIHPGSTTHRQLTDEQLRGAGVGPELVRISVGLEDTSDILWDLDQALTLATGRERE; encoded by the coding sequence ATGAGCGAGAGAACCTTCGGTCTGCGTACGCGTGCGATTCATGCAGGCGCTCGACCGGACCCGGCGACCGGTTCGCGCGCGGTGCCGATCTATCAAACGGCTGGCTATGTGTTCGAGAACTCGGCCGACGCGGGGGATCTCTTCGCTCTGCAGAAGTACGGAAATGTCTACAGCCGCATCGCCAATCCCACTGTTGCCGCCCTCGAGGAGCGCGTTGCAAGCCTCGAGGGCGGCATCGGTGCAGTGGCGTTCGCCAGCGGGCTCGCTGCGGAGTTCGCTGTGTTCGCGGCGCTCGCCGGCAGCGGTGACCACATCGTCGCAGCAGCCGGCCTGTACGGAGGAACGGTTACCCAACTCGACGTGACGCTCAGAAGGTTCGGTGTCGAGACCACCTTCGTGAACGGCACCGATCCGAGCGGCTACGCCGCCGCCGTGACCGATCGAACCAAGCTGATCTACGTCGAGGTCATCGGGAACCCCTCGGGAGAGATTGCGGATCTCGAAGGTCTCGCGGCGGTCGCGCACGAAAACGGCATTCCACTGGTAGTCGACGCCACCATGGCGACGCCGTGGCTGTGCCGACCGATCGAATTCGGGGCGGACATCGTGGTGCATTCGGCGACGAAGTTCCTCGGTGGGCACGGTTCGACACTGGGAGGGCTCGTGGTCGAGGCCGGCCGATTCGACTGGGGTAGTGGCCGATTCCCCCAGATGACAGAACCTGTTGCGTCGTACGGCGGGTTGTCGTGGTGGGGAAACTTCGGCGAGTACGGATTTCTGACGAAGCTCCGCAGCGAGCAACTCCGCGATATCGGTGGATCGTTGCCCGCTCAGTCTGCTTTCACCTTGATTCAAGGTGTCGAAACGTTGCCGCAGCGTATGGACGCGCACGTCGAGAATGCACATCGCGTTGCCACATGGCTCGACGACGACCCTCGCGTCGAGTACGTGAAGTGGGCCGGTCTGCCGACGCACGAGCATCACGAACGAGCCAAGCGCTACCTCCCGGCCGGTCCGGGCGCGGTGTTTGCCTTCGGGCTCGCCGGCGGACGCGAGGCCGGTCAGAAATTCGTCGAGAGCGTCCAGGTTGCCAGCCATGTCGCCAACATCGGGGACGTCCGCACCCTTGTCATCCATCCTGGCAGCACCACCCACCGTCAACTCACCGACGAGCAGTTGCGGGGCGCGGGGGTCGGACCCGAACTTGTTCGAATCAGCGTCGGACTCGAGGACACCTCGGACATACTCTGGGACCTGGACCAAGCGCTGACACTGGCTACTGGACGGGAGCGGGAATGA
- a CDS encoding CHAP domain-containing protein translates to MTVDSPTKPRRRVGRWIAGITAVVVVVAGGVLWLAPSRYLPWDTTAFPEIDTSSLTPEQVTVVGLLEKEHQQQRPGTFYSEGVDEAWCANFVSWIMREAGQPLSNPNSGSWRIPGVYTLTEYYQEQGRFESTGYSPVVGDVVLYDNSSWVGQHTNIVVAVDGDTATTVGGNEQGKIRVHTVDVQSDSAIVGFGKFLYTRP, encoded by the coding sequence ATGACTGTCGACTCCCCCACCAAGCCGCGCCGACGTGTCGGCCGATGGATTGCGGGGATAACAGCGGTGGTTGTCGTGGTCGCCGGCGGCGTTCTGTGGTTGGCCCCGAGCCGGTACCTACCCTGGGATACGACGGCTTTTCCGGAAATCGATACGTCCAGCCTGACACCCGAGCAGGTCACCGTCGTCGGACTGCTCGAAAAGGAACACCAGCAGCAACGTCCGGGCACCTTCTACTCCGAAGGTGTCGACGAAGCGTGGTGCGCCAACTTCGTCAGCTGGATCATGAGGGAAGCCGGACAGCCTCTGAGTAATCCGAACTCGGGCAGTTGGCGGATCCCCGGCGTCTACACGCTCACCGAGTACTACCAAGAGCAGGGCCGATTCGAATCGACGGGCTACTCACCGGTGGTCGGGGACGTGGTTCTCTACGACAACAGCAGCTGGGTCGGCCAGCACACCAACATCGTGGTTGCCGTCGACGGTGACACAGCAACCACTGTGGGCGGCAACGAGCAGGGCAAGATTCGGGTCCACACCGTGGATGTGCAATCCGACTCTGCGATAGTCGGATTCGGAAAGTTCCTCTACACCCGCCCTTAG
- a CDS encoding HNH endonuclease signature motif containing protein, with product MTHDPDDVAAMVGPDDVNATADIVLGRTAHLPAGTLPTPNPLHPGTPQHPSPPRRSPGILAEHYRKVVADDPFHSHAEHPDGHGGHHTPPPGALTYTPSAALALWVRAQHPTCRHPGCNVPSSRCDLDHIVEFDHRNPEQGGWTITTNLAPYCRTHHNLKTSKQWTTEVMHDDVIHTTDPLGNHYFSPPEL from the coding sequence ATGACCCACGACCCGGACGACGTGGCGGCCATGGTCGGACCCGACGACGTCAATGCCACAGCAGACATCGTTCTCGGACGCACCGCACACCTACCCGCAGGCACCCTTCCCACACCCAACCCACTGCACCCCGGCACCCCACAGCACCCGAGTCCGCCACGTCGGAGTCCGGGCATCCTGGCCGAGCACTACCGAAAAGTCGTCGCCGACGACCCCTTCCACAGTCACGCCGAACACCCGGACGGGCATGGCGGACACCACACCCCACCGCCGGGAGCGCTCACCTACACCCCCAGCGCAGCCCTCGCACTCTGGGTACGCGCCCAACACCCCACCTGCCGACACCCCGGGTGCAACGTCCCCTCCAGCCGCTGCGACCTCGACCACATCGTCGAATTCGACCACCGAAACCCCGAGCAAGGAGGCTGGACCATCACCACCAACCTCGCCCCCTACTGCCGCACACACCACAACCTCAAAACCAGCAAACAATGGACCACCGAAGTCATGCACGACGATGTCATCCACACCACCGACCCACTCGGCAACCATTACTTCAGCCCGCCCGAACTTTGA
- a CDS encoding OsmC family protein: MSTALSHLGSVTSATKEAVDADPKNALVVFKGSAVAHDAVASTIALGKFSVEVDEPPALGGENAAANPVEYYLASLLSCQVVTYRVWADKLGIVVDDITARAEGDLDVRGFFGFDDDVRAGFGEVRVVVNVTGPETRERYEELQEAVDAHCPVLDLTRNPTPVHTTLETA; encoded by the coding sequence ATGTCCACAGCTCTGTCTCACCTGGGCTCGGTCACGTCGGCGACCAAAGAAGCCGTTGACGCCGATCCAAAGAATGCGCTCGTTGTCTTCAAAGGATCTGCCGTCGCCCACGACGCGGTCGCAAGCACGATCGCGCTCGGTAAGTTCAGCGTCGAGGTCGACGAGCCGCCTGCACTCGGGGGCGAGAACGCGGCAGCCAATCCCGTCGAGTACTACCTGGCGTCGCTGTTGTCCTGCCAGGTGGTCACCTACCGGGTCTGGGCCGACAAGCTCGGAATTGTCGTCGACGACATCACCGCCCGAGCCGAAGGCGACCTCGACGTCCGCGGCTTCTTCGGGTTCGACGACGATGTCCGCGCCGGGTTCGGTGAAGTGCGGGTGGTCGTCAATGTCACCGGTCCGGAAACTCGCGAGCGCTACGAAGAACTGCAGGAAGCTGTCGACGCGCACTGCCCTGTACTGGATCTGACACGCAACCCGACGCCGGTCCATACGACACTCGAAACGGCCTGA
- a CDS encoding DNA polymerase III subunit beta family protein: protein MTTPELMTIGAFARATGLTPGALRFYADAALLVPARIDGSTGYRYYAPDQIDQATTVRRLRHMDMPLEQIALVLAGDATHIDRHVAHLDGIANRARRSAAEIRATLHPDSNYPNDYMDRKCIVISVSGPIFADAVDQILTATAHHPEFPVLSGVHVEARGDVLTVTATDRYRLSTRTVVVAHSDSTPWNAVIDGDDLRAAMPDVRREHVVAVNLDDSGIVFGPGGRHCRRLNEEFPDYRSMLDSLPVAVTRVVVSKRSLQRVMEDGRFERWAVATGHGRIRLSEPDSSEFADIPTTVTGPDVVITFAMTTLYPAVASAVGPDVMIDISGPTAPVVVRSADDGDLTTLAMPVDPRGPE from the coding sequence GTGACCACACCAGAACTCATGACCATCGGCGCGTTTGCTCGTGCGACCGGACTGACCCCTGGAGCGCTCCGCTTCTATGCGGACGCGGCACTGCTGGTACCTGCCCGGATAGACGGATCGACCGGTTACCGTTATTACGCACCCGATCAGATCGACCAGGCGACGACGGTTCGCCGTTTACGCCATATGGACATGCCACTCGAGCAGATCGCGCTCGTTCTCGCCGGCGATGCCACACACATCGACCGGCATGTCGCGCATCTGGACGGCATTGCGAACCGAGCCCGTCGCTCCGCCGCCGAAATTCGAGCAACCCTTCACCCAGACAGCAACTACCCGAACGACTACATGGACAGGAAGTGCATCGTGATCTCAGTGAGCGGACCGATCTTCGCGGACGCAGTCGACCAAATCCTCACCGCAACAGCGCATCACCCCGAATTTCCAGTTCTCAGCGGTGTCCATGTGGAGGCACGAGGCGACGTCTTGACTGTGACTGCGACCGACAGGTACAGGCTGTCCACCCGCACTGTCGTTGTGGCACATTCGGATTCGACGCCATGGAATGCTGTGATCGACGGTGACGATCTGCGCGCCGCGATGCCGGACGTTCGCCGGGAACACGTCGTCGCCGTGAATCTCGACGACTCGGGCATCGTCTTCGGTCCGGGAGGCCGGCACTGCCGAAGGCTGAACGAGGAGTTTCCCGACTATCGAAGCATGCTGGATTCGTTGCCCGTGGCGGTGACGCGAGTCGTCGTGTCCAAGCGGTCACTGCAGCGGGTTATGGAAGACGGTCGGTTCGAGCGATGGGCCGTCGCGACCGGACACGGTCGTATTCGGTTGTCCGAGCCGGACTCCTCCGAGTTCGCCGACATCCCGACAACGGTCACGGGCCCGGATGTCGTGATCACCTTCGCCATGACGACTCTGTACCCGGCGGTCGCATCGGCTGTCGGGCCGGACGTGATGATCGACATCAGCGGTCCGACGGCGCCGGTGGTGGTCAGGTCCGCGGACGACGGAGATCTCACGACCTTGGCGATGCCGGTGGATCCGAGGGGCCCCGAATAA
- a CDS encoding 6,7-dimethyl-8-ribityllumazine synthase translates to MPGTVAFVQATWHKDLVDRARQGFVAEFGGEVETFEVPGAFEIPLHAQRLARTGKYAAIVAAALVVDGGIYRHEFVETAVIDGLMRVQLDTDVPVFSVVLTPHHFHEHSDHSEFFSNHLEKKGVEAARAVVRTLESLRSIG, encoded by the coding sequence ATGCCCGGAACAGTAGCGTTCGTTCAAGCCACCTGGCACAAAGATCTGGTCGACCGTGCACGGCAAGGATTCGTAGCCGAATTCGGCGGCGAAGTCGAAACGTTCGAAGTGCCGGGGGCGTTCGAGATCCCTCTGCATGCGCAGCGCTTGGCGCGAACAGGCAAGTACGCCGCGATCGTTGCGGCCGCTCTCGTCGTGGACGGCGGGATCTACCGTCACGAGTTCGTCGAGACCGCCGTCATCGACGGTCTCATGCGTGTTCAGTTGGACACCGACGTTCCGGTCTTCTCGGTAGTGCTGACTCCGCATCACTTCCACGAACACTCCGACCACAGCGAGTTCTTCTCCAATCATCTCGAGAAGAAGGGTGTCGAGGCGGCTCGTGCAGTGGTGCGCACCCTCGAATCTTTGAGGTCGATCGGTTAG
- a CDS encoding CoA-binding protein has product MTERIWQGPSAQQRQRILRETKTVAIVGASKNPSRASYFVNKYLASTSDYEIFLVNPTVADIEGTPVYPTLADLPKVPDLVDVFRKYDDLPSVLQETIDVGAKTIWLQLGLWHEQVAADAEAAALNVVMDRCLKIEHARFHGGLHLAGFDTGVIDSRRARAV; this is encoded by the coding sequence ATGACCGAACGCATATGGCAGGGCCCGTCGGCGCAGCAGCGGCAGCGGATTCTGCGTGAGACCAAGACGGTGGCGATCGTGGGGGCCTCCAAAAATCCCTCTCGTGCAAGCTATTTCGTGAACAAGTATCTGGCCTCCACGAGCGACTACGAGATATTTCTCGTCAATCCCACCGTCGCGGACATCGAGGGAACCCCGGTTTATCCGACGCTTGCGGACCTACCGAAGGTCCCGGACCTGGTCGATGTGTTCCGTAAGTACGACGATCTTCCCTCGGTACTCCAGGAGACGATCGACGTCGGTGCCAAGACAATCTGGCTGCAGTTGGGTTTGTGGCACGAGCAGGTCGCAGCCGACGCCGAAGCTGCGGCACTGAACGTCGTCATGGACCGATGCCTCAAAATCGAACACGCGCGGTTCCACGGCGGCCTGCATCTGGCGGGATTCGACACAGGAGTCATCGATTCGCGCAGAGCGAGAGCGGTATGA